In one Erythrobacteraceae bacterium WH01K genomic region, the following are encoded:
- a CDS encoding polyhydroxyalkanoic acid system family protein: MRVPIPHSLPKEEVRRRLRERSHELADHIPGGMAEVETGWPSEDRMTLSVGAMGQTVAGFVEIEDARVVVDLTLPAALSFFEPIVKGALQQKGQKLLGPV; this comes from the coding sequence ATGCGCGTTCCGATCCCCCATTCCCTGCCCAAGGAAGAAGTCCGCCGCCGCCTGCGCGAACGCAGTCATGAACTGGCCGACCATATCCCGGGCGGCATGGCCGAGGTCGAGACAGGCTGGCCCAGCGAGGACCGGATGACCCTGTCGGTCGGCGCGATGGGGCAGACCGTGGCCGGTTTCGTGGAAATCGAGGATGCCCGCGTGGTGGTGGACCTGACGCTGCCGGCTGCCCTGTCTTTCTTCGAACCGATCGTGAAGGGCGCTCTGCAGCAGAAGGGCCAGAAGCTTCTCGGCCCCGTCTAA